A single genomic interval of Candidatus Poribacteria bacterium harbors:
- a CDS encoding ABC transporter substrate-binding protein, with the protein MNPKIFRVTLCVLLTLSVACLSEDVGIAEEPMAPLKVGLIHPLLNYATFGDGARLALAEINKTGGVLGRQVEFIYKVEIGSIADAAKELAEIENVVAILGPMFSSSAVKVGPIINIPVIVGATGADVTNTGNDPRDFLFLVANSNALQAEVMAGFVVNDLGKKTAAMIWQNGDVYSKGFVNTFDAIFRKLGGRIVVSQTYEQDDTMFDAQLAIIKEASPDVLLLASFPPESPLIVKQAREMGIKSTFIGSDGWDDSLMLDILEDNTPLENSYYCSISDELDPDFTVAYETMFGDQTIGIAPLGYDAMKLLAIAIENVQSTDPVMIRDAVTAITDYQGATTISGFDENRHPIKPAAGIRVFKIVDGQPQEYTIVKASQ; encoded by the coding sequence ATGAATCCGAAAATTTTTAGGGTAACACTATGTGTATTACTCACACTCTCAGTCGCTTGCCTTTCTGAAGATGTCGGAATAGCTGAAGAACCAATGGCTCCACTTAAAGTGGGTTTGATTCATCCGTTGCTAAATTACGCTACTTTTGGCGACGGAGCAAGACTCGCATTAGCCGAAATCAATAAGACAGGCGGTGTTCTTGGGAGGCAGGTAGAATTTATCTATAAAGTAGAAATAGGAAGCATTGCTGATGCTGCCAAAGAATTAGCTGAAATAGAAAATGTTGTCGCTATATTAGGTCCCATGTTTTCAAGTAGTGCTGTTAAAGTTGGACCGATCATCAATATCCCTGTTATTGTGGGGGCAACAGGAGCCGACGTGACGAACACTGGTAATGACCCGAGAGATTTCCTCTTTCTCGTGGCGAATTCAAATGCCTTGCAAGCAGAAGTCATGGCAGGTTTTGTGGTGAACGACCTCGGAAAGAAAACTGCAGCCATGATTTGGCAGAACGGGGATGTGTACTCTAAAGGTTTCGTTAACACATTTGACGCGATTTTCAGGAAACTTGGCGGGCGCATTGTTGTCAGTCAAACGTATGAGCAAGACGATACAATGTTTGACGCACAACTTGCGATAATCAAAGAGGCAAGCCCTGACGTTCTGCTTCTCGCAAGTTTTCCGCCAGAGAGCCCGCTCATAGTAAAGCAGGCACGGGAGATGGGCATTAAATCCACCTTTATCGGCAGCGATGGTTGGGATGATTCGTTGATGTTAGACATTTTAGAGGATAACACACCCCTCGAAAATTCCTACTATTGTAGTATCTCAGACGAGCTTGACCCAGATTTTACTGTGGCTTATGAAACTATGTTTGGGGATCAGACTATTGGTATTGCACCATTAGGTTACGATGCCATGAAATTATTGGCAATAGCCATTGAAAACGTGCAATCAACAGACCCTGTTATGATTCGGGATGCAGTTACAGCTATCACTGACTACCAAGGGGCAACAACTATTTCCGGCTTTGATGAGAACCGTCATCCTATCAAACCTGCTGCGGGTATCCGCGTGTTCAAAATTGTTGATGGTCAACCCCAGGAATACACTATTGTGAAGGCAAGTCAGTAA
- the argG gene encoding argininosuccinate synthase, translating into MNIETLKGKTVGAAVSGGLDSCTITKWLVDNGVKVVCFTADLGQPDERDVSEIKERMLACGAEDAIIVDAKDALAEDGIRLVQCQAMYEGGYWNTTGIARHVTVKALLPEMEKRDISILTHGATGRGNDQVRFQLATNMLNPRFEVYAPWRDPEFLKNFGGRKEMIDFCQAHNLPITATHEKPYSTDANLLGLTHEAGRLESLKTAAGFISPGMGVHPKDAPDDVEHFTVTFARGIPVEVNGSPVTPLQSLLEANRIGGRNGVGIGIHTVENRFVGIKSRGVYESPGMELLGKCYEYLLQLILDRRARRHFDGVAATIAEQVYQGYWFDAATQALLASIAPLTQLASGTITVALYKGNVAFHAAGGAPHSLYSEETASMEAVGDFDHADSEGFLAVLGVGARASAVAGHTQE; encoded by the coding sequence TTGAATATTGAAACATTAAAAGGAAAAACAGTGGGTGCCGCTGTTTCGGGCGGTTTGGATAGTTGCACCATCACCAAGTGGTTGGTCGATAACGGCGTTAAAGTCGTCTGCTTTACGGCAGATCTCGGACAACCTGATGAACGAGACGTATCTGAAATTAAAGAACGGATGTTGGCATGCGGTGCCGAAGACGCTATTATTGTAGATGCGAAGGACGCGCTTGCAGAAGACGGTATTCGCCTCGTCCAGTGCCAAGCGATGTATGAAGGCGGTTATTGGAATACAACAGGTATCGCACGGCATGTCACGGTGAAAGCTCTCCTGCCGGAGATGGAGAAACGCGATATTTCCATTTTAACGCACGGTGCAACCGGTAGAGGCAACGACCAGGTTAGATTTCAACTCGCTACTAATATGCTGAATCCACGTTTTGAGGTATACGCGCCGTGGCGGGATCCTGAATTTCTCAAAAATTTCGGTGGTAGGAAAGAGATGATAGACTTCTGCCAAGCACACAACCTCCCGATTACCGCCACACACGAAAAACCTTATTCGACTGATGCGAATCTCCTCGGATTGACGCATGAAGCTGGGCGACTCGAATCCCTGAAAACCGCTGCAGGATTTATTAGTCCGGGTATGGGCGTGCATCCGAAAGACGCCCCTGACGATGTAGAGCATTTTACTGTTACGTTTGCGCGGGGAATACCTGTTGAGGTTAACGGAAGCCCCGTCACACCGCTCCAGAGTCTACTGGAGGCGAATCGTATCGGCGGTCGAAATGGTGTCGGTATCGGCATCCATACCGTTGAAAATCGGTTTGTCGGGATTAAAAGCCGCGGGGTCTATGAGTCTCCAGGGATGGAATTGCTTGGAAAGTGTTATGAATATCTACTCCAACTGATTTTGGACAGACGGGCGCGCCGACACTTTGATGGCGTTGCGGCTACAATCGCTGAGCAGGTCTATCAAGGCTATTGGTTCGATGCTGCTACACAGGCACTGTTGGCTTCTATTGCGCCGCTAACCCAATTGGCGAGTGGAACTATCACAGTAGCACTTTATAAAGGGAATGTTGCGTTCCATGCCGCAGGTGGTGCGCCACACTCACTCTACTCCGAAGAGACGGCATCTATGGAAGCGGTTGGTGACTTCGACCATGCGGATTCAGAGGGATTCTTGGCGGTACTCGGTGTAGGGGCGCGTGCCTCGGCTGTTGCTGGACACACGCAGGAGTAA
- a CDS encoding transposase, giving the protein MSLRTQKIALNPNNKQSTLMAQHAGYARVAYNFALSSFKVGLDTDEWRSYIDLKREFNAIKYKKFDWCKALSQNASKNAIHNLGDAVARWKKGQNKFPVYKHRSGKCSYQADNGLGTVEVYKKRINLPKIGWIRIREELQWTGEITKVVVSKHNNKWFVAITVRNLDSNNYNHQALLFDDRQPIGVDVGINTLATCSDGTTYENPRPLKRYERKVARANRRLSRRQKGSQNWYKAKDVLSAVHARIANIREDAHHQATIRIVRKASAIGIETLKITNMLKNRKLTKALSDSALGGFLTKLKYKADRRGIPITEAPQFFASSKTCSHCGHKKADLTLSERTYHCSECSFECDRDLNAAINLCPT; this is encoded by the coding sequence ATGAGTTTACGAACACAGAAGATAGCACTCAACCCGAATAATAAGCAGTCGACGCTTATGGCACAGCATGCAGGTTATGCTCGTGTTGCGTATAACTTCGCTTTATCGTCCTTCAAAGTAGGCTTGGATACAGACGAATGGCGAAGTTATATTGACCTAAAGCGTGAATTCAATGCCATCAAATATAAGAAGTTTGACTGGTGTAAAGCACTCTCACAGAATGCCTCCAAGAATGCGATACACAATCTTGGAGACGCTGTCGCGCGTTGGAAAAAAGGACAAAACAAGTTTCCCGTCTATAAGCACCGATCTGGTAAATGCTCTTACCAAGCAGATAATGGACTCGGAACTGTTGAAGTCTACAAAAAGCGTATCAATCTCCCTAAAATCGGTTGGATACGCATACGTGAGGAACTCCAGTGGACTGGTGAAATCACGAAAGTTGTTGTGTCAAAACATAACAACAAGTGGTTTGTGGCTATTACCGTCAGGAACTTGGATAGCAATAACTATAATCACCAAGCCCTTTTGTTTGACGATAGACAACCGATAGGTGTTGACGTGGGTATCAATACGCTTGCTACCTGTTCAGACGGCACAACTTATGAGAATCCACGCCCACTGAAACGATATGAGCGAAAGGTGGCACGTGCGAACCGTAGACTCTCTCGTCGACAAAAAGGTAGTCAGAACTGGTATAAAGCGAAAGATGTGCTTTCTGCTGTTCACGCACGTATCGCGAATATCCGTGAGGACGCTCACCACCAAGCGACAATACGGATTGTCCGTAAGGCAAGTGCCATCGGTATTGAAACGCTTAAGATTACCAATATGCTCAAAAACCGTAAACTCACAAAGGCACTATCGGATTCAGCACTTGGGGGTTTCCTAACGAAACTCAAGTATAAAGCGGATAGGCGTGGTATACCGATAACCGAAGCACCGCAATTCTTTGCGAGTTCCAAAACATGTAGCCATTGCGGACACAAGAAAGCAGATTTGACGCTCTCAGAACGCACCTATCACTGCTCTGAATGTAGCTTTGAATGCGACAGAGACCTAAATGCTGCTATCAACCTGTGTCCAACTTAA